From Nicotiana tabacum cultivar K326 chromosome 20, ASM71507v2, whole genome shotgun sequence, one genomic window encodes:
- the LOC107818039 gene encoding B-box zinc finger protein 21-like, whose translation MKIQCDVCNKNEASVFCTADEAALCEACDHRVHHVNKLASKHQRFSLLQPSTKQFPLCDICQERRAILFCQQDRAILCRECDLSIHKVNEHTQKHNRYLLTGIKLSANSALYSSIPSPSAASSANSSASSFKSQNPTNKPAAVEAVTVVKEKVGGCNSQLVNVGGNNLTSSISEYLEMLPGWHVEDFLDCSTPNGSSKIGDEDMLSFWDTDLESHMSSFPPQNIGVWVPQAPSPLQSKQQIQIQFLSPSNLNFGGQIGIKDSREVNSIKSSRKWRDDNSFAVPQISPPSTSFKRSRTLW comes from the exons ATGAAGATACAGTGTGATGTCTGTAACAAGAATGAAGCCTCTGTATTTTGTACAGCAGATGAAGCTGCCCTTTGTGAAGCTTGTGACCATCGTGTCCACCATGTCAACAAACTTGCTAGCAAGCATCAGCGTTTCTCTCTTCTTCAACCTTCTACTAAACAATTCCCTTTGTGTGATATTTGTCAG GAAAGGAGGGCTATCTTATTTTGTCAACAAGATAGGGCAATTCTATGTAGAGAGTGTGATCTTTCAATACACAAAGTAAATGAGCACACTCAAAAGCATAACAGATACCTTCTTACTGGTATTAAGCTCTCAGCAAATTCTGCTCTCTATTCTTCTATACCATCACCATCAGCAGCTTCCTCTGCCAATTCCTCTGCTTCAAGTTTCAAGTCTCAAAACCCCACAAATAAGCCTGCAGCTGTGGAAGCAGTGACGGTTGTTAAAGAGAAAGTTGGTGGATGTAATTCTCAATTGGTGAATGTTGGGGGAAATAACTTAACAAGTAGTATATCAGAGTACTTAGAGATGTTGCCTGGTTGGCATGTTGAAGATTTTCTTGATTGTTCTACTCCTAATGGGTCTTCTAAG ATTGGTGATGAGGATATGTTGTCATTTTGGGATACTGATCTTGAGAGTCATATGAGTTCTTTTCCCCCACAAAATATTGGTGTTTGGGTTCCTCAAGCCCCTTCTCCTCTGCAGTCAAAGCAGCAGATTCAGATCCAATTTTTATCTCCTTCAAATTTGAACTTTGGTGGGCAAATTGGGATCAAGGACTCAAGAGAAGTCAATAGCATCAAGTCCAGTAGAAAGTGGAGAGATGACAATTCTTTTGCTGTTCCACAGATTAGCCCACCTTCCACCTCTTTCAAGAGATCAAGAACTCTTTGGTAG